The following proteins come from a genomic window of Ailuropoda melanoleuca isolate Jingjing chromosome 2, ASM200744v2, whole genome shotgun sequence:
- the SH3BGRL3 gene encoding SH3 domain-binding glutamic acid-rich-like protein 3 → MSGLRVYSTSVTGSREIKSQQSEVTRILDGKRIQYQLVDISQDNALRDEMRALAGNPKATPPQIVNGDQYCGDYELFVEAVEQNTLQEFLKLA, encoded by the exons ATGAGCGGCCTGCGCGTCTACAGCACGTCGGTCACCGGCTCCCGTGAA ATCAAGTCCCAGCAGAGCGAGGTGACCCGCATCCTGGATGGGAAGCGCATCCAGTACCAGCTAGTGGACATCTCCCAGGACAACGCCCTGCGGGATGAGATGCGAGCCTTGGCGGGCAACCCCAAGGCCACCCCACCCCAGATTGTCAACGGGGACCAGTACTGTGGG gactATGAGCTCTTCGTGGAGGCGGTGGAACAAAACACACTGCAGGAGTTCCTGAAACTGGCCTGA